From Candidatus Polarisedimenticolaceae bacterium, the proteins below share one genomic window:
- a CDS encoding GFA family protein, whose product MSDVITGGCLCAGVRYEVRGPFLRASYCHCTRCRKHSGAAASAQGRVRREHFTLIAGAELVRVFRPEGGAVKAFCVACGSSLFGGTWPDGPEVSIRLGTVDGDPGIRPQFHTFVASRAPWADILDGLPQYPERKTD is encoded by the coding sequence ATGAGCGACGTCATCACGGGCGGCTGTCTCTGCGCCGGCGTGCGCTACGAAGTGCGAGGTCCGTTCCTTCGCGCGAGCTACTGCCACTGCACGAGGTGTCGCAAGCACTCCGGCGCCGCAGCGTCCGCCCAGGGGCGCGTGCGGCGAGAACACTTCACGTTGATCGCGGGAGCAGAGCTCGTTCGCGTCTTCCGGCCGGAGGGCGGCGCGGTCAAGGCGTTCTGCGTCGCCTGCGGCTCGAGCCTCTTCGGCGGCACGTGGCCCGACGGCCCCGAGGTCTCGATCCGGCTGGGCACGGTCGATGGCGACCCGGGAATCCGGCCACAGTTCCACACCTTCGTGGCATCCAGGGCGCCTTGGGCCGACATCCTGGACGGCTTGCCGCAGTATCCCGAGCGCAAGACTGACTG
- a CDS encoding alpha/beta fold hydrolase, with protein MRKSIIFGALTVVSAVFAAPAAELVDVGGYRLDTLRAGAGAPAIVLVGGLGNELETWSQITPAAAELSTVVAYSRAGIGRSEPGPHDFTLHAAVAELHALLARLQVKPPYVLVGASFGGLIVRLYTSEYPAEVAGLVLIDATHEQQVQRWGKLDGTYPAAFRSFFEEKLKTLKGAEAAETRETMRIQAAGAVEGMKPLPDIPIAVLTSMKVDPNPQTVNQTAAGHEAWRAMHDEWFRQSRNGEHIETTRSGHHIQDDEPQLVLGAIRFVVDRVRTQ; from the coding sequence ATGCGAAAGTCGATCATCTTCGGCGCCCTGACCGTCGTCTCGGCGGTCTTCGCCGCCCCTGCGGCCGAGCTGGTCGACGTAGGCGGCTACCGTCTCGACACGCTGCGGGCCGGCGCGGGCGCGCCCGCGATCGTCCTCGTCGGCGGCCTGGGCAACGAGCTCGAGACCTGGTCGCAGATCACGCCGGCGGCGGCGGAGCTGAGCACGGTCGTCGCGTACTCTCGGGCGGGGATCGGACGGTCGGAGCCCGGCCCGCACGACTTCACGCTTCACGCGGCGGTGGCCGAGCTTCACGCTCTGCTCGCGCGGCTCCAGGTCAAGCCGCCCTACGTGCTCGTCGGTGCCTCGTTCGGCGGGCTCATCGTTCGCCTCTACACGTCGGAGTATCCGGCGGAAGTCGCGGGCCTGGTGCTCATCGACGCGACGCACGAGCAGCAGGTCCAACGTTGGGGCAAGCTCGACGGCACGTACCCGGCGGCGTTCCGTTCGTTCTTCGAGGAGAAGCTCAAGACCCTGAAGGGTGCCGAAGCCGCCGAGACGCGTGAAACGATGCGGATCCAAGCGGCCGGCGCGGTCGAGGGGATGAAGCCCCTGCCGGACATCCCCATTGCCGTGCTCACCAGCATGAAGGTCGATCCCAATCCGCAGACCGTGAATCAAACGGCAGCCGGGCACGAAGCGTGGCGCGCCATGCACGACGAGTGGTTCCGGCAGTCGCGCAACGGCGAGCACATCGAGACGACCCGAAGCGGCCACCACATCCAGGACGACGAGCCGCAGCTCGTGCTCGGAGCGATCCGGTTCGTGGTCGATCGCGTGCGCACCCAATGA
- a CDS encoding OsmC family protein yields the protein MTSVRELQAPLRARYKSDPSCAMVVDRAVSAGHDVADPFHAIVSAQGSTHPTRVATHRGHGGPHDDATPGDVLSAALCSCFELTVRMVANAMGLKIATLTVSVEGDVDLRGSLAMGGVQVGFQAMRVRTAISLANGGPSEIARLLRVSEACCVVGQTLRAGVGITYSSEERRVGL from the coding sequence ATGACGAGCGTCCGTGAACTGCAAGCGCCCCTGCGAGCTCGCTACAAGAGCGATCCTTCCTGCGCCATGGTCGTCGATCGCGCCGTCTCCGCAGGTCATGATGTCGCCGATCCGTTTCACGCGATCGTTTCGGCGCAGGGATCTACCCATCCGACGAGAGTCGCCACGCATCGCGGGCACGGCGGCCCGCACGACGACGCGACCCCCGGCGATGTGCTGAGCGCGGCGCTCTGCTCCTGTTTCGAGCTCACCGTGCGTATGGTTGCCAACGCGATGGGTCTTAAGATCGCCACGCTGACCGTGTCGGTCGAAGGTGACGTCGACTTGCGAGGATCCTTGGCGATGGGCGGCGTGCAGGTCGGCTTCCAAGCGATGCGCGTGCGCACCGCAATCAGCCTGGCGAACGGCGGCCCGTCCGAGATCGCGCGATTGCTCCGCGTTTCGGAGGCCTGCTGCGTCGTCGGTCAGACCCTTCGCGCCGGAGTCGGCATCACGTACAGCTCTGAGGAGCGCCGGGTCGGGCTATGA
- a CDS encoding TfoX/Sxy family protein, translating to MAFDERSAERIRGSLARRGVSEKKMFGGIGFLLNGNMCVGIHGTELIVRLPPEETDTALARAHTRPFDLTGRAMKGWILVKPAGIKTEAQLRKWIDVAVAFASGLPAK from the coding sequence ATGGCATTCGACGAACGGTCGGCGGAACGCATTCGCGGCTCGCTCGCTCGGCGAGGTGTGTCGGAAAAAAAGATGTTCGGGGGGATCGGATTCCTCCTGAACGGCAACATGTGCGTCGGCATTCACGGCACCGAGCTCATCGTGCGGCTCCCTCCCGAAGAGACGGACACCGCCCTCGCGCGGGCTCACACACGCCCCTTCGACCTCACCGGGCGCGCGATGAAAGGCTGGATCTTGGTAAAGCCCGCCGGCATCAAGACCGAGGCGCAGCTGAGGAAGTGGATCGACGTCGCCGTTGCTTTCGCGAGTGGGCTGCCGGCGAAGTGA